The Chryseobacterium oranimense genome contains the following window.
AGATGGTGTGATAGGATTGACACCAGAGATTCCCATAAGCGAAAATTTCGCCTATTTCTCCAATGTAATGCTTCGGTCCGGAGTAGGAAATATGAGCGGAAAATACCTTGTTAAAAACATGGATACTCAGGAAACCTTCGAAATTGAAATTCCCAAGTTCAACCTGCTGTCTGAAGTTTTAAGTAATTAAGATAATTCCTGCAAACAGAGTTTGCAGCTTATTACAGTTTTTTGATATACTTATTGAGAAAAGAACCATGGATCTCTTCATTTTCTGTCATGATCAATTTTTCAAAAGCCAGAAGTGAAATTTTCGCACAGGCTTCTGCATCATCTCCGGCACGGTGGTGATTAAGGCTGATCTGGTGATGTTCCGCTAAGTGCTTAAGTCCATACCTCGGAAGATAATTCCATGACTTTTTAGCAAGCTGAATGCTGCAGAGATAATTCAGTTTTGGGGTAAACATGCCGTAATGCTCAAAACAACCTCTTAAAACACCTGCATCAAAGCTTGCGTTATGCGCAATCATGAGGGTTCCGTACATCATTTCTTCGGCTTCGTACCAGATTTCATCAAAAGTAGGCGCGTCCTTCACATCTTCCGGAGTTATCCCGTGAACTCCAATATTAAATCTGCTGAAATAGGGAAAGCTGGGCGGTTTGATCAGCCACGTTTTTGTTTCCACAATTTTGGAATCCTGAACAATACAAATACCCATTTCACAAGCTGAGCTTTTTTCGTGAGTAGCAGTTTCAAAGTCTATTGCGCAAAAATCCATGTTTAATTGTGAAGAATTTAAAATTATATGTAAAGTTGTTTATAGATGTAAGTTATGAAATTTTTGTGAGATCAGCTTTATTTATGGTTAAACTACCCCGTCTTTTTGCTTTGCAAAAATCCACCCCTTCAGAGAAGGGGAATTAAAGGCATTCTTAGAAAATTTATAGTTAAAATTAAATCTGAACATATTATATCTCGTATCTCACATCAGGAAACCCGAAACAACTATTTACCACCTAAAAAGTGCTTAAAAATCAGCCATTTCGATTGATAGAATTCTTTTTTTTGATACTTCTGACGCAGTTTCCATGTTTCCGGGAATTGTCCGTAAAACCCAAAATGAGCTCTTACAACAGCCCATAAATGTGGGAATCCATTTTTCAGTCCGAAATAAATTCCGGCAATTCCATCTAAACACAGTCTGAAAAATATGAGCCAGATAAGCTTTGGGAATGGCAGGTTTTTAAGCATCATGGAAAGATTGTTCCTGATATTCAGGTAAGTTTTCTGTGCACTTTGCTTATTCAGGGTTCCGCCGCCTACGTGATATACTTTTGATCGGCCTGTGTAAAAAATTTTCTTTCCAGAATTGATCAATCGCCAGCAAAGATCAATTTCTTCCTGATGGGCAAAAAATCTTTCATCAAAACCATTTTGTTCCCAAAAGTCACTTGAACGGATAAAGAAGCAACAGCCGGAAGCCCAGAAGATTTCTGTTTCGTCGTCATATTGTCCGTTATCCTCTTCCAGATCATCAAATATTCGTCCGCGGCAGTAAGGATAGCCCAGATTGTCGATAAGACCTCCGGCTGCACCTGCAAACTCAAATTGTTTTTTATTGTTGAAGGATAGTATTTTAGGCTGTATTGCTGAGATGGAGGAATCTTTTT
Protein-coding sequences here:
- a CDS encoding glycosyltransferase family 2 protein; translation: MPNNLAVVILNWNGKNWLEKFLPSVVSFSQNADVYVIDNLSTDDSIHFVQTHFPTVKIVRNNKNYGFAGGYNEGLKEIKNEYYCLLNSDVEVTENWINPVLDLFKKDSSISAIQPKILSFNNKKQFEFAGAAGGLIDNLGYPYCRGRIFDDLEEDNGQYDDETEIFWASGCCFFIRSSDFWEQNGFDERFFAHQEEIDLCWRLINSGKKIFYTGRSKVYHVGGGTLNKQSAQKTYLNIRNNLSMMLKNLPFPKLIWLIFFRLCLDGIAGIYFGLKNGFPHLWAVVRAHFGFYGQFPETWKLRQKYQKKEFYQSKWLIFKHFLGGK
- a CDS encoding 3'-5' exonuclease is translated as MDFCAIDFETATHEKSSACEMGICIVQDSKIVETKTWLIKPPSFPYFSRFNIGVHGITPEDVKDAPTFDEIWYEAEEMMYGTLMIAHNASFDAGVLRGCFEHYGMFTPKLNYLCSIQLAKKSWNYLPRYGLKHLAEHHQISLNHHRAGDDAEACAKISLLAFEKLIMTENEEIHGSFLNKYIKKL